One stretch of Janibacter limosus DNA includes these proteins:
- a CDS encoding benzoate-CoA ligase family protein, whose protein sequence is MTEAGFNAAAWLVDRVAAERGDHPAVETPSQTVTYDQLVELTGRAAAGFRSLGMRRDDRVVFVANDDIALFAGVLGAMRGGFVAVPISTMYGPAELAEIINDSGAVALVASSTFAEPAAGAAAQCPDLRQVVWDGDPGEHAAVITGADQLSWDDLVARGAQADATELEPVPAGSDAWALWLYTSGTTGKPKGAMHRHENIRLVCDTYGAQVLGITQQDRCLSVAKLFFAYGIGNSMFFPLSVGATSVLNPERPTPTGMAERIRTGRPTLFFGVPTFYAGLLSSDIPDDTFASVRLGASAGEPLPKGVQERMKTRFGLEILDGIGSTECLHIFLSNRPGEIKMGTTGKAVPGYDLEIRDLDGTLVADGDPGTLFVRGASSALGYWRRAEATRTVFQGEWLNTGDTYVRDTEGYYTCMGRATDLLKAGGIWVSPTEVEDRLLAHDAIAECAVVGQEDADGLVKPVAVVVTRSAVTAQELDTWCREGLAPFKRPRRVYFVDELPKTATGKMQRFKVRALVKELEAKEAIS, encoded by the coding sequence ATGACCGAAGCCGGCTTCAACGCTGCAGCCTGGCTCGTCGACCGTGTCGCCGCAGAGCGTGGTGACCACCCGGCCGTCGAGACGCCCTCGCAGACGGTGACCTATGACCAGCTGGTCGAGCTGACCGGCCGTGCCGCGGCGGGCTTCCGCTCGCTCGGCATGCGCCGCGACGACCGCGTCGTCTTCGTCGCCAACGACGACATCGCCCTCTTCGCGGGCGTCCTCGGTGCCATGCGCGGCGGCTTCGTCGCGGTGCCCATCTCGACGATGTACGGCCCCGCCGAGCTCGCCGAGATCATCAACGACTCGGGGGCCGTCGCCCTCGTCGCGAGCTCCACCTTCGCCGAGCCCGCCGCGGGTGCCGCGGCACAGTGCCCGGACCTGCGCCAGGTCGTCTGGGACGGTGACCCGGGGGAGCACGCCGCGGTCATCACCGGGGCCGACCAGCTCTCGTGGGACGACCTCGTCGCCCGCGGGGCGCAGGCGGACGCGACCGAGCTCGAGCCGGTCCCGGCAGGGTCCGACGCGTGGGCCCTGTGGCTGTACACCTCGGGGACCACCGGCAAGCCGAAGGGAGCGATGCACCGGCACGAGAACATCCGGCTGGTGTGCGACACCTACGGCGCGCAGGTCCTCGGGATCACGCAGCAGGACCGCTGCCTGTCGGTGGCGAAGCTCTTCTTCGCCTACGGCATCGGCAACTCGATGTTCTTCCCCCTCTCGGTAGGCGCCACCTCGGTGCTCAACCCCGAGCGGCCGACCCCCACGGGCATGGCCGAGCGGATCCGCACGGGCCGACCCACCCTCTTCTTCGGGGTGCCGACCTTCTACGCGGGGCTGCTCTCCAGCGACATCCCGGACGACACCTTCGCCAGCGTGCGTCTCGGGGCGTCGGCCGGCGAGCCCCTGCCCAAGGGGGTGCAGGAGCGGATGAAGACCCGCTTCGGACTGGAGATCCTCGACGGGATCGGCTCGACCGAGTGCCTGCACATCTTCCTGTCCAACCGTCCCGGTGAGATCAAGATGGGCACGACCGGCAAGGCCGTGCCCGGCTACGACCTCGAGATCCGTGACCTCGACGGCACGCTCGTCGCCGACGGTGACCCGGGCACCCTCTTCGTCCGCGGTGCCTCCTCGGCGCTGGGCTACTGGCGCCGGGCCGAGGCCACCCGCACCGTCTTCCAGGGCGAGTGGCTCAACACCGGCGACACCTACGTGCGCGACACCGAGGGCTACTACACCTGCATGGGTCGGGCCACCGACCTGCTCAAGGCGGGTGGCATCTGGGTCAGCCCGACCGAGGTCGAGGACCGGCTCCTGGCGCACGACGCCATCGCCGAGTGCGCCGTCGTCGGCCAGGAGGACGCCGACGGCTTGGTCAAGCCGGTCGCCGTCGTCGTCACCCGATCCGCGGTGACCGCGCAGGAGCTCGACACGTGGTGCCGCGAGGGGCTCGCCCCCTTCAAGCGTCCGCGTCGCGTGTACTTCGTCGACGAGCTGCCCAAGACAGCGACGGGCAAGATGCAGCGCTTCAAGGTGCGCGCGCTCGTCAAGGAACTCGAGGCCAAGGAGGCCATCTCATGA
- the boxC gene encoding 2,3-epoxybenzoyl-CoA dihydrolase, translating to MSETTIEKAAPPVVEFRTSPDAYRHFTVEYDGDVATVKLAVDEQGGLVPGYELKMNSYDLGVDIELYDVVQRMRFEHPEVKAVVMTSGIERMFCAGANIRMLAASAHSWKVNFCKFTNETRNGIEDATANSGQKWIAALNGTAAGGGYELALACDDIVLVDDNSSTVSLPEVPLLGVLPGTGGLTRVVDKRHVRKDRADLFATKSEGYRGDTAVDWGFIDATFPRGSWDEEISKRAKAAAAESTRGGQAGEGVQLTELQRTIDGDSISYSHVSAQIDRARRTVDITVSAPTEQPPADAEAARAQGVDYYPLALARELDDLILHLRANELEIGTWVLRATGDQGFVLAHDAKLTEWADHWFVNEVNHYLKRTLKRVDVTSRSLLAIIEPGSAFVGTLLELALAADRQYMLEGVYEDVDADATPATIRVTEVNDGRYPMGNGLTRLQSRFFGRDEDLEAARAVTGQDLDAAAADKAGLVTLALDDIDFEDELRIVIEERAALSPDALTGMEANHRFVGPETMETKIFGRLTAWQNWIFIRPNASGPDGALRRYGSGQKGEYNLERV from the coding sequence GTGAGCGAGACCACCATCGAGAAGGCGGCACCCCCGGTCGTCGAGTTCCGCACCAGCCCCGACGCCTACCGCCACTTCACCGTCGAGTACGACGGCGACGTCGCCACGGTGAAGCTGGCTGTCGACGAGCAGGGCGGCCTGGTCCCCGGCTACGAGCTGAAGATGAACAGCTACGACCTGGGCGTCGACATCGAGCTCTACGACGTCGTCCAGCGCATGCGCTTCGAGCACCCCGAGGTCAAGGCGGTCGTCATGACCTCCGGGATCGAGCGGATGTTCTGCGCCGGCGCCAACATCCGGATGCTCGCGGCCTCGGCGCACAGCTGGAAGGTGAACTTCTGCAAGTTCACCAACGAGACCCGCAACGGCATCGAGGACGCGACCGCCAACTCCGGCCAGAAGTGGATCGCCGCCCTCAACGGCACCGCGGCCGGCGGCGGCTACGAGCTCGCCCTCGCCTGCGACGACATCGTCCTCGTCGACGACAACAGCTCGACCGTCTCCCTTCCCGAGGTCCCGCTGCTCGGTGTCCTCCCCGGGACCGGTGGTCTGACCCGCGTCGTCGACAAGCGGCACGTGCGCAAGGACCGCGCCGACCTCTTCGCGACCAAGTCCGAGGGCTACCGCGGCGACACCGCGGTCGACTGGGGCTTCATCGACGCCACCTTCCCCCGCGGCTCGTGGGACGAAGAGATCAGCAAGCGCGCCAAGGCCGCCGCCGCCGAGTCCACCCGTGGTGGCCAGGCCGGCGAGGGCGTCCAGCTCACCGAGCTGCAGCGCACGATCGACGGCGACTCGATCTCCTACAGCCACGTCTCGGCGCAGATCGACCGCGCTCGCCGCACGGTCGACATCACCGTCTCCGCCCCCACCGAGCAGCCCCCGGCCGACGCCGAGGCCGCCCGGGCCCAGGGCGTCGACTACTACCCGCTGGCGCTGGCCCGCGAGCTCGACGACCTGATCTTGCACCTGCGCGCCAACGAGCTCGAGATCGGCACCTGGGTGCTGCGCGCCACCGGTGACCAGGGCTTCGTGCTCGCCCACGACGCCAAGCTGACCGAGTGGGCCGACCACTGGTTCGTCAACGAGGTCAACCACTACCTCAAGCGCACGCTCAAGCGGGTCGACGTCACCTCGCGCAGCCTGCTGGCCATCATCGAGCCGGGTTCGGCCTTCGTCGGCACCCTCCTCGAGCTGGCCCTGGCGGCCGACCGTCAGTACATGCTCGAGGGTGTCTACGAGGACGTCGACGCCGACGCGACGCCGGCGACGATCCGGGTCACCGAGGTCAACGACGGCCGGTACCCGATGGGCAACGGCCTGACCCGTCTGCAGTCGCGCTTCTTCGGCCGCGACGAGGACCTCGAGGCGGCCCGCGCGGTCACCGGCCAGGACCTCGACGCCGCGGCCGCCGACAAGGCCGGCCTGGTCACCCTCGCGCTCGACGACATCGACTTCGAGGACGAGCTGCGCATCGTCATCGAGGAGCGCGCCGCGCTCAGCCCCGATGCCCTCACCGGCATGGAGGCCAACCACCGGTTCGTCGGCCCCGAGACGATGGAGACCAAGATCTTCGGTCGCCTCACCGCCTGGCAGAACTGGATCTTCATCCGGCCCAACGCGTCGGGCCCCGACGGTGCGCTGCGCCGCTACGGCTCGGGCCAAAAGGGTGAGTACAACCTGGAGAGGGTCTGA
- a CDS encoding ABC transporter ATP-binding protein encodes MSATGADLKIAGVEAGYGGSTVLTGVDLHVVAGETVALLGRNGVGKTTLMSTIMGFVSTHSGSIHVGDEDITSLPTHARARVGVAIVPQGRRVFAPLTVHNNLRIAEGKHSGEWSLERIYELMPRLRERRTNRGDQLSGGEQQMLAIGRALLLGPRVLLLDEPSDGLAPAIVAQVMGIVRELAQEGITVLLVEQDLRAAFSVADRVVVMEKGRIVHESTTEEFRSDAPRARRLLGVG; translated from the coding sequence ATGAGCGCCACCGGAGCAGACCTGAAGATCGCCGGCGTCGAGGCCGGGTACGGCGGCAGCACGGTCCTGACCGGTGTCGACCTGCACGTGGTCGCCGGCGAGACGGTCGCCCTGCTCGGCCGCAACGGCGTGGGCAAGACGACGCTGATGTCGACGATCATGGGCTTCGTCAGCACCCACAGCGGCAGCATCCACGTCGGCGACGAGGACATCACCAGCCTGCCCACGCACGCCAGGGCCAGGGTCGGCGTCGCGATCGTCCCCCAGGGCAGACGGGTCTTCGCGCCACTCACCGTGCACAACAACCTGCGCATCGCCGAGGGCAAGCACTCCGGGGAGTGGTCGCTGGAGCGCATCTACGAGCTCATGCCGCGACTGCGCGAGCGCCGGACCAACCGCGGCGACCAGCTCTCCGGCGGTGAGCAGCAGATGCTCGCCATCGGCCGCGCACTCCTGCTCGGCCCACGCGTGCTGCTCCTGGACGAGCCCTCTGACGGGCTCGCCCCCGCGATCGTCGCGCAGGTGATGGGCATCGTGCGCGAGCTGGCGCAGGAGGGCATCACCGTCCTGCTCGTCGAGCAGGACCTGCGAGCGGCCTTCTCCGTCGCCGACCGCGTCGTGGTCATGGAGAAGGGTCGGATCGTCCACGAGAGCACCACCGAGGAGTTCCGCAGCGACGCACCCAGGGCCCGGCGCCTGCTCGGGGTCGGCTGA
- a CDS encoding ABC transporter ATP-binding protein translates to MSATTAAPPALTLRNVTKKYGALVAVDDVSLEVAKGGRHALIGPNGAGKSTLFNLVAGGLPATSGQILFSGDDVTKRSAAWRARRGLGKTFQHSSLFLSMNPLDNVALAAQRVAGKGMSWVTSSTRRNSEIDDLAEQCVADVGLTDRSHIMTGNLSHGERRQLEVAVALATRPKLLLLDEPAAGMSPAESHRFIELVRSLPEDLTVVIIEHDLELVFQLADRVSVLHLGGLIADGPADEVREDPAVQQAYLGEGSLEELFHETPVPPDLPVSTTSPAPTQEAAG, encoded by the coding sequence ATGAGCGCGACGACCGCCGCACCGCCGGCCCTGACCCTGCGCAATGTCACCAAGAAGTACGGCGCGCTCGTGGCCGTCGACGACGTCAGCCTCGAGGTGGCGAAGGGGGGTCGGCACGCCCTCATCGGCCCCAACGGAGCTGGCAAGTCCACCCTCTTCAACCTCGTGGCCGGTGGCCTGCCGGCCACCAGTGGGCAGATCCTCTTCTCCGGTGACGACGTCACCAAGCGCTCCGCTGCATGGCGGGCCCGAAGGGGGCTGGGCAAGACCTTCCAGCACAGCTCGCTCTTCCTGTCGATGAACCCGCTGGACAATGTCGCCCTCGCCGCCCAGCGGGTGGCCGGCAAGGGCATGTCGTGGGTGACCTCCTCGACGCGACGCAACAGCGAGATCGACGACCTCGCCGAGCAGTGCGTCGCGGACGTCGGCCTGACCGACCGCTCGCACATCATGACCGGCAACCTCAGCCACGGTGAGCGCCGACAGCTGGAGGTGGCCGTCGCCCTCGCGACCCGCCCCAAGCTGCTCCTCCTCGACGAGCCGGCGGCCGGGATGTCCCCGGCAGAGAGCCACCGCTTCATCGAGCTGGTCCGCTCGCTGCCCGAGGACCTGACGGTCGTGATCATCGAGCACGACCTCGAGCTGGTCTTCCAGCTGGCCGACCGCGTCAGCGTCCTCCACCTCGGCGGCCTCATCGCCGACGGGCCCGCCGACGAGGTCCGCGAGGACCCGGCCGTCCAGCAGGCCTACCTCGGCGAGGGCTCCCTCGAGGAGCTCTTCCACGAGACCCCCGTCCCGCCCGACCTGCCGGTGTCGACGACATCACCGGCCCCGACCCAGGAGGCCGCCGGATGA
- a CDS encoding branched-chain amino acid ABC transporter permease, translated as MRPKLSSALAVLSVLLLVAVPLIFPADIANTLSRVLALALLAVSLDLLVGVSGMPSLGHAAPFGVGAYAAALVARDTTSFAPVPLLVAVVAGGLFALLTGVLMVRTKGTYFLMLTLAIAELAHVLAQRWEGLTGGTNGLYGIPSLTLAPGGEPVTLAGVRYWWILLIFLIGFAIVWWTSRSTLGRSLRGLRDNEERMASIGYSTFTLKLTVYGIAGAVAGAAGSLWVAQNRFVSPEDLGFEVSAMALLAVVVGGRGRLWGAVLGAALVTIVRDDIGASLGGRGPLLLGLVFIAAVYLLPHGFAGTSWRQLLTRRTQEDKA; from the coding sequence ATGAGGCCCAAGCTCTCGTCCGCTCTCGCGGTCCTGTCCGTCCTGCTGCTGGTGGCCGTCCCGCTGATCTTCCCCGCGGACATCGCCAACACCCTCAGCCGCGTCCTCGCGCTCGCGCTGCTGGCCGTGAGCCTCGACCTGCTCGTCGGGGTCTCGGGCATGCCCTCGCTCGGGCACGCCGCCCCCTTCGGCGTGGGCGCTTATGCCGCAGCGTTGGTCGCCCGCGACACCACCTCCTTCGCCCCCGTGCCGCTGCTCGTCGCGGTCGTCGCCGGAGGACTCTTCGCCCTGCTCACCGGGGTGCTCATGGTCCGCACCAAGGGCACCTACTTCCTCATGCTCACCCTGGCCATCGCCGAGCTGGCCCACGTGCTGGCCCAGCGCTGGGAGGGCCTGACCGGCGGTACCAACGGCCTCTACGGCATCCCGTCGCTGACGTTGGCCCCCGGTGGCGAGCCCGTGACCCTCGCCGGGGTCCGGTACTGGTGGATCCTGCTGATCTTCCTCATCGGCTTCGCCATCGTGTGGTGGACCTCGAGGTCGACCTTGGGTCGCTCCCTTCGCGGGCTGCGTGACAACGAGGAGCGGATGGCCTCCATCGGCTACTCGACCTTCACCCTCAAGCTGACCGTCTACGGCATCGCCGGCGCGGTCGCCGGCGCGGCCGGATCCTTGTGGGTCGCGCAGAACCGCTTCGTCTCCCCGGAGGACCTCGGCTTCGAGGTCTCAGCCATGGCCCTGCTGGCCGTCGTCGTCGGTGGCCGCGGACGGCTGTGGGGAGCGGTGCTCGGCGCCGCCCTCGTGACGATCGTCCGCGACGACATCGGCGCCTCCCTCGGCGGCCGTGGACCGCTGCTTCTCGGCCTGGTCTTCATCGCTGCCGTCTACCTGCTGCCCCACGGCTTCGCCGGCACCAGCTGGCGCCAGCTCCTCACCCGACGCACCCAGGAGGACAAGGCATGA
- a CDS encoding branched-chain amino acid ABC transporter permease, whose translation MTALTANFITDNGVTMIDGLATGVLLFVIALGLSLVFGVMDVLNLAHGAIYLLGAYVAVALLGGGTKMTLLAFGGAVLLAAVIGGFSGWGLSAMVRPVAHRGHLDQALLTLGIALVVSDLIAMKFGNDVRSIPAPAGLDGSATIFGQSYPVYRLVVIVVGGLLAIGALYVIERTRVGSLVRASVVDPQMVSALGVDTKRLVTGVFAAGAALAAAGGVIGGPILSAYPGLDNRVLLLGLVVVVIGGLGSVSGALVGALVIGQIETLGVSLLPDHASFLVFGAMGLVLLLRPQGLLGKKEATA comes from the coding sequence GTGACCGCACTGACGGCCAACTTCATCACCGACAACGGGGTGACGATGATCGACGGGCTCGCCACCGGCGTCCTGCTCTTCGTCATCGCCCTGGGACTGTCCCTCGTCTTCGGCGTCATGGACGTGCTCAACCTCGCCCACGGCGCGATCTACCTCCTGGGCGCCTACGTCGCCGTCGCCCTGCTGGGCGGGGGGACGAAGATGACGCTGCTCGCCTTCGGGGGAGCGGTCCTGCTCGCTGCGGTCATCGGCGGGTTCAGCGGGTGGGGGTTGTCGGCGATGGTCCGGCCGGTCGCCCACCGCGGTCACCTCGACCAGGCCCTGCTCACCCTCGGCATCGCGCTCGTGGTCTCCGACCTCATCGCGATGAAGTTCGGCAACGACGTGCGCTCCATCCCGGCACCCGCCGGTCTTGACGGCAGCGCGACGATCTTCGGCCAGTCCTACCCGGTCTACCGACTCGTCGTCATCGTCGTCGGCGGGCTGCTCGCCATCGGCGCGCTGTACGTCATCGAGCGCACCCGCGTGGGCTCGCTCGTGCGCGCCTCGGTCGTCGACCCCCAGATGGTCTCCGCCCTGGGGGTCGACACCAAGCGACTGGTGACCGGTGTCTTCGCCGCCGGCGCGGCCCTGGCCGCCGCCGGCGGCGTCATCGGGGGCCCGATCCTCTCGGCCTACCCGGGCCTGGACAACCGGGTGCTGCTCCTGGGCCTGGTGGTCGTCGTCATCGGTGGCCTCGGGTCCGTCAGCGGCGCCCTCGTCGGCGCCCTGGTCATCGGCCAGATCGAGACCCTCGGGGTCTCGCTCCTGCCGGACCACGCGTCCTTCCTCGTCTTCGGGGCGATGGGCCTGGTCCTGCTCCTGCGACCCCAGGGTCTGCTCGGCAAGAAGGAGGCGACGGCATGA
- a CDS encoding ABC transporter substrate-binding protein: MRATRTLPLAITVTLALTACGGSALSGGGGDGGSGDDSKVKIALLVPQSGVYAPLGKDMEAGFRLYLDQNDNKLGGKDVELTVVDEGAGPEDGVPAGTKLAQDESVDAVVGIVNSAVALGLTDSFTEAKKPLIITNAGANDITGKSSSPYVWRTSFANGEVGEAIGGHVAKEVGDGKVYLVGPDYAAGDEFLAGFKKSFVAAGGQIAGTQMTPFGKTTNFQPYLQKARNAKPKAVFAFYAGAEAVTFVKQYDQLGLREDIPFYATGFLTEGGALTAQGKSAEGIFTSLHYSSELDNPTNATFVKEYTAANEVPPTVYSMQTYDAGAVLDKALTKGTGGDQIVEGLKATGEVDSPRGPWSFSDKQGPDQTYYLRKVEKKGDAWTNVIEDELTKPSS; the protein is encoded by the coding sequence ATGCGCGCCACCCGCACCCTTCCCCTGGCCATCACCGTGACCCTCGCCCTCACCGCCTGCGGCGGGTCGGCGCTCTCCGGAGGCGGGGGTGACGGCGGCAGCGGCGACGACAGCAAGGTCAAGATCGCGCTGCTCGTCCCCCAGTCGGGCGTCTACGCCCCCCTCGGCAAGGACATGGAGGCCGGCTTCCGCCTCTACCTCGACCAGAACGACAACAAGCTCGGTGGCAAGGACGTCGAGCTGACCGTCGTCGACGAGGGCGCGGGCCCCGAGGACGGTGTCCCGGCCGGCACCAAGCTCGCCCAGGACGAGTCCGTCGACGCCGTGGTCGGGATCGTCAACTCCGCCGTGGCCCTGGGTCTGACCGACTCCTTCACCGAGGCCAAGAAGCCGCTCATCATCACCAACGCTGGCGCCAACGACATCACCGGCAAGTCCTCGTCTCCCTACGTGTGGCGCACCAGCTTCGCCAACGGTGAGGTCGGCGAGGCCATCGGTGGCCACGTCGCCAAGGAGGTCGGTGACGGCAAGGTCTACCTCGTCGGCCCCGACTACGCGGCGGGCGACGAGTTCCTCGCCGGCTTCAAGAAGTCCTTCGTGGCGGCCGGCGGCCAGATCGCCGGGACCCAGATGACCCCCTTCGGCAAGACGACCAACTTCCAGCCGTACCTGCAGAAGGCGCGCAACGCCAAGCCCAAGGCGGTCTTCGCCTTCTACGCCGGCGCCGAGGCCGTCACCTTCGTCAAGCAGTACGACCAGCTCGGCCTGCGCGAGGACATCCCCTTCTACGCCACCGGCTTCCTGACCGAGGGTGGGGCGCTCACGGCGCAGGGCAAGTCCGCCGAGGGCATCTTCACCTCGCTGCACTACTCCTCGGAGCTGGACAACCCCACGAACGCGACCTTCGTCAAGGAGTACACCGCGGCCAACGAGGTGCCGCCGACGGTCTACTCGATGCAGACCTACGACGCGGGCGCCGTCCTGGACAAGGCGCTGACCAAGGGCACCGGCGGCGACCAGATCGTCGAGGGCCTCAAGGCGACGGGCGAGGTCGACAGCCCCCGCGGCCCGTGGTCCTTCTCCGACAAGCAGGGACCGGACCAGACCTACTACCTGCGCAAGGTCGAGAAGAAGGGTGACGCCTGGACCAATGTCATCGAGGACGAGCTCACCAAGCCCTCTTCCTGA
- a CDS encoding PaaX family transcriptional regulator: protein MSTKVDDVSAPVDGERSRAASARSMLLTILGEFVHTRDGSAWTGTLVAALGALGVEEKSARQTIARTASQGIIESERHGRRVRWQLTDTGRALLAEGTERIYSFLRSRRTWDGQWLVVAAAVPESQRSTRHKLRTRLTWLGLGCPTPGMWIIPDADKEDEVQGALSDLDLADRAFAWVGRRAAGTDPASLIDAAWDLAEVRTRYQEFAADFTDRSVDDDTAAFAAQVELIQAWRSFPFIDPDLPAELLPPDWPGPAAATLFHTRRDRWHRRAQREWDRMEQAAGERT, encoded by the coding sequence GTGAGCACCAAGGTCGACGACGTGAGCGCACCGGTCGACGGAGAGCGTTCCAGAGCAGCCAGCGCGCGCTCCATGCTCTTGACGATCCTCGGTGAGTTCGTCCACACCCGGGACGGATCCGCCTGGACCGGAACGCTGGTCGCCGCGCTGGGCGCCCTGGGGGTCGAGGAGAAGTCGGCGCGGCAGACGATCGCCCGCACGGCGAGCCAGGGGATCATCGAGTCCGAGCGGCACGGCCGACGCGTGCGGTGGCAGCTCACCGACACCGGCCGCGCGCTGCTCGCCGAGGGCACCGAGCGCATCTACAGCTTCCTGCGCAGCCGACGCACGTGGGACGGGCAGTGGCTCGTCGTGGCTGCGGCGGTGCCCGAGTCGCAGCGCAGCACCCGGCACAAGCTGCGCACCCGGTTGACCTGGCTGGGCCTGGGCTGCCCGACCCCCGGCATGTGGATCATCCCGGACGCCGACAAGGAGGACGAGGTGCAGGGCGCCCTGTCCGACCTGGACCTCGCCGACCGCGCCTTCGCCTGGGTGGGTCGTCGCGCCGCGGGCACCGACCCGGCATCGCTCATCGACGCCGCCTGGGACCTGGCCGAGGTCCGCACCCGCTACCAGGAGTTCGCGGCCGACTTCACCGATCGGAGCGTCGACGACGACACCGCCGCCTTCGCCGCGCAGGTGGAGCTCATCCAGGCCTGGCGCTCCTTCCCCTTCATCGACCCCGACCTGCCCGCCGAGCTGCTCCCCCCGGACTGGCCCGGGCCGGCCGCCGCCACCCTCTTCCACACCCGCCGCGACCGCTGGCACCGCCGCGCCCAGCGCGAGTGGGACCGGATGGAGCAGGCGGCCGGCGAGCGCACCTGA
- a CDS encoding GNAT family N-acetyltransferase → MSVQLTWAREDNPVWDADKARIAASAPDGALALDFADGADLPGDWFVAKDGDDVVGFGFLDTTWGGDAEITLVVDSARQGAGVGAFVMDHLEQEARSRGINYVHNSVRDTHPDRDAVHDWLAVRGYKGNESDATLRKHVGKPGSGRLPEPSTTAAPSDSRSQGEEESGDYVDVEAHRF, encoded by the coding sequence GTGAGCGTCCAGCTGACGTGGGCGCGCGAGGACAACCCCGTCTGGGACGCGGACAAGGCGCGTATCGCCGCCTCCGCCCCGGACGGGGCCCTTGCCCTCGACTTCGCCGACGGGGCCGACCTGCCCGGTGACTGGTTCGTCGCCAAGGACGGCGACGACGTGGTGGGCTTCGGGTTCCTCGACACGACGTGGGGTGGCGACGCCGAGATCACCCTCGTCGTCGACTCCGCCCGCCAGGGCGCCGGCGTCGGTGCCTTCGTGATGGACCACCTCGAGCAGGAGGCCCGCTCGCGAGGCATCAACTACGTGCACAACAGCGTGCGCGACACCCACCCCGACCGGGACGCCGTGCACGACTGGCTCGCGGTGCGCGGCTACAAGGGCAACGAGAGCGACGCGACGCTGCGCAAGCACGTCGGCAAGCCCGGCTCCGGCCGCCTCCCCGAGCCGAGCACGACGGCGGCACCGTCCGACTCGCGCTCGCAGGGCGAGGAGGAGAGTGGCGACTACGTCGACGTCGAGGCGCACCGCTTCTAG